Proteins encoded by one window of Brevibacterium atlanticum:
- a CDS encoding SDR family NAD(P)-dependent oxidoreductase: METHAQLAGKTALVTGGESGIGRSIVELFVANGAKVHVIGLNEPQLDEVRRELGHDSVSNAAADVTDEHALADAITAGADRWGNYDIIVSNAGIGCTVAPIERQHSAEFLKVLHVHVLGAFHTLKHATPLVADGGSVVITSSTAGLSGYAETAPYVAAKHAQVGLMRTAYKELASRGIRVNTLNPGPTQTALQDGIAKQSTGHADAAVAAQAIAEGIPLGRYNTPEEIAGSVLYLASDLSKTVTGTTLVVDGGFLG, from the coding sequence ATGGAGACACACGCTCAGTTAGCAGGAAAGACGGCCCTCGTCACCGGAGGTGAGAGCGGAATCGGTCGGTCGATCGTCGAACTCTTCGTCGCGAATGGAGCGAAGGTGCACGTGATCGGCCTGAATGAGCCCCAATTGGACGAAGTTCGTCGGGAACTTGGCCATGACTCGGTTTCGAACGCAGCTGCGGATGTCACGGACGAACACGCGCTCGCTGATGCCATCACAGCGGGGGCAGATCGGTGGGGCAACTATGACATCATCGTATCCAACGCCGGTATCGGCTGTACGGTCGCTCCGATCGAGCGTCAGCACTCTGCCGAGTTCCTCAAGGTGCTCCACGTCCACGTCCTCGGTGCCTTCCACACTCTCAAGCACGCCACTCCGCTCGTGGCCGATGGCGGTAGCGTGGTGATCACCTCCTCGACAGCAGGTCTGAGCGGCTACGCAGAGACCGCGCCGTATGTGGCGGCGAAACATGCACAGGTCGGATTGATGCGCACCGCGTACAAAGAACTTGCGTCGCGCGGGATTCGGGTGAATACACTCAATCCGGGGCCCACCCAGACCGCTTTGCAGGACGGAATCGCGAAGCAGTCGACCGGACATGCCGACGCCGCTGTCGCCGCACAGGCGATCGCCGAGGGCATTCCCCTGGGACGGTACAACACTCCGGAAGAGATTGCGGGCTCGGTCCTTTATCTCGCTTCTGATCTCTCAAAGACCGTGACGGGAACGACTCTCGTCGTCGACGGTGGATTCTTGGGTTGA
- a CDS encoding EthD domain-containing protein has product MLKRITYLEKLPELTTEQFSDHWSTTHAGIAKDLPGLACYLQNHVEEHLADVNAGDAYRVDGIVELWFDEADVVHAASDSPVGDRLIEDEKRFLAGLTGGPVLGGAPHPPWPFKVWVLGLSAEGADPRFAGSWLSDAAQQFPDAIGSEANRLDSNPQLLRREALRSEPKIPDVALTLGFASWELANVAAQNLTAQSERLTAAMENIHVYVAAERQIVPGSGQSAER; this is encoded by the coding sequence ATGCTCAAACGAATCACATATCTGGAAAAGCTACCCGAGCTGACAACTGAACAATTCAGTGACCACTGGTCAACTACTCACGCTGGCATCGCGAAGGACCTGCCCGGTCTTGCCTGCTACCTCCAGAACCATGTCGAGGAACACCTTGCTGATGTCAACGCCGGGGATGCCTACCGTGTCGATGGCATCGTGGAACTGTGGTTCGACGAGGCGGACGTTGTCCATGCCGCCAGCGATTCGCCGGTGGGTGACAGGCTGATCGAGGACGAGAAGAGGTTTCTTGCGGGGCTGACAGGAGGCCCTGTGCTCGGTGGTGCGCCGCATCCGCCATGGCCGTTCAAGGTATGGGTACTCGGCCTGTCGGCCGAGGGTGCTGACCCCCGGTTCGCGGGGAGCTGGCTGAGTGACGCAGCTCAGCAGTTTCCAGATGCGATTGGTTCGGAAGCGAACCGATTGGACTCGAATCCGCAGCTGCTTCGCAGGGAAGCGCTGCGCAGCGAACCGAAGATTCCGGACGTTGCCCTCACTCTGGGGTTTGCCTCATGGGAACTTGCGAACGTTGCCGCGCAGAATCTTACTGCGCAGTCAGAACGACTCACAGCAGCCATGGAGAATATTCACGTCTACGTTGCTGCCGAAAGGCAGATCGTCCCGGGTTCCGGACAATCGGCAGAGAGGTGA
- a CDS encoding alkene reductase, translating into MRGSSSLFEPIRVGEQDLSSRIVLPPLTRSRATDTGLATSLMAQYYRQRSGAGLIIAEGTVVLPQATAYPRVPGIYSEEQVASWRPVVEAAKSNGSTMYCQLWHVGRQSHSSVQPDGLPPKAPSTVAITGQQYRSPGGPVPYEVPRELIEPDIAEIVDAFGRAARNALRAGFDGVELHGANGYLIEQFLDDGINLRTDKYGGSIANRMRFLEEVLQEVFEHVPPHRVGVRLSPSSDWMDAIDSDKRTLFSTVIRRLDECGLAYLHLVEPGIAGATSAEESSSAIPTSELAQLFTGPVIVTGGHTFHSAQELIDRGVADMVGFGRLFIANPDLPTRFAVGAPLQEVRKKGLYGGAAEGYTDYPSLAAEK; encoded by the coding sequence ATGAGGGGATCAAGCAGCCTCTTCGAACCGATCCGAGTCGGCGAGCAGGACCTGTCCAGCAGGATCGTCCTCCCGCCGCTGACGCGCAGCCGCGCCACAGATACCGGCCTCGCGACGAGCCTCATGGCCCAGTACTACAGGCAGCGCTCGGGCGCCGGACTCATTATCGCCGAAGGCACAGTCGTGCTCCCTCAAGCGACCGCGTATCCACGCGTCCCCGGAATCTACTCCGAAGAGCAGGTGGCTTCGTGGCGGCCCGTCGTCGAAGCCGCGAAGTCGAACGGTTCCACCATGTACTGCCAGTTGTGGCATGTGGGACGGCAGTCGCATTCGAGCGTCCAGCCGGACGGGCTGCCGCCGAAGGCACCATCGACCGTGGCGATCACCGGCCAGCAGTACAGGAGTCCGGGCGGGCCTGTCCCCTATGAGGTCCCGCGTGAGCTCATCGAGCCGGACATCGCAGAGATCGTGGACGCGTTCGGCCGGGCCGCCCGCAATGCACTGCGCGCAGGGTTCGATGGCGTGGAGCTTCACGGCGCGAACGGCTACCTGATCGAGCAGTTCCTCGATGACGGAATCAACCTCCGCACCGACAAATATGGGGGCAGCATCGCGAACCGGATGCGGTTCCTCGAGGAGGTGCTGCAGGAGGTCTTCGAACACGTGCCACCACACCGGGTCGGTGTACGGCTTTCTCCGTCGTCCGACTGGATGGACGCCATCGACTCAGACAAGCGCACCCTGTTCAGCACCGTCATCAGGCGATTGGACGAATGCGGGTTGGCCTACCTCCACCTCGTCGAGCCCGGAATCGCCGGAGCCACCTCGGCCGAGGAAAGCAGTTCGGCGATTCCGACGTCCGAACTTGCTCAGTTGTTCACGGGTCCCGTCATCGTCACTGGCGGTCATACGTTCCACTCCGCACAGGAGCTCATCGATCGTGGAGTCGCCGATATGGTCGGATTCGGAAGGCTGTTCATCGCCAACCCTGATCTGCCGACACGGTTCGCCGTCGGAGCACCGTTGCAGGAAGTCAGGAAGAAGGGTCTGTACGGAGGGGCCGCAGAAGGTTATACGGACTATCCGAGCCTCGCGGCCGAAAAGTAG
- a CDS encoding fumarylacetoacetate hydrolase family protein: MTRFAHFLTPNGEPQFAEVAGDLLVPLQGISTLGPEITPEVLSSAQRLDEAAVPSVDVRLLPASPDPAKVLCVGLNYASHVAEVNREMPDYPVLFPKFASNLIGPTDDIVVPAESTGPDYEGEMAVIIGRPGRRIAEKDAFDHVLGFSVSNDVSMRDYQYKSHQWLQGKAWDDSTPLGPHIVTPGEVDLAAAGIRTTVNGRTLQEATLSMMMFSVPTLISTISEFTRLDVGDVILTGTPAGIGSKRDPKVILRNGDTVAVEIDGIGRIENTVVTK, translated from the coding sequence ATGACCAGATTTGCCCATTTCCTCACGCCGAACGGTGAACCCCAATTCGCCGAGGTGGCCGGAGACCTGCTCGTTCCGCTGCAGGGGATCTCGACGCTCGGACCCGAGATCACGCCGGAGGTCCTGTCCTCGGCACAGCGGTTGGACGAGGCTGCGGTGCCCTCAGTCGACGTCCGACTGCTGCCGGCCTCGCCCGATCCGGCGAAGGTGCTGTGCGTGGGACTCAACTATGCCTCGCACGTTGCAGAGGTCAACCGAGAGATGCCGGACTACCCTGTCCTGTTTCCCAAGTTCGCGAGCAATCTCATCGGCCCCACAGACGACATCGTCGTGCCAGCCGAATCGACCGGTCCGGACTACGAAGGTGAGATGGCGGTGATCATCGGCCGTCCAGGACGCCGGATTGCCGAAAAAGACGCCTTCGATCATGTCCTCGGATTCTCCGTGTCCAACGATGTGAGCATGCGCGATTACCAGTACAAGTCGCATCAGTGGCTGCAGGGCAAGGCCTGGGACGATTCGACGCCGCTCGGTCCCCATATCGTCACCCCCGGTGAGGTCGACCTCGCCGCAGCCGGGATCAGGACCACCGTCAATGGGCGCACGCTGCAGGAGGCCACATTGTCGATGATGATGTTCTCGGTCCCGACCCTCATCTCAACGATCTCCGAGTTCACCCGCCTGGATGTCGGCGACGTGATCCTGACGGGAACGCCGGCAGGTATCGGCAGCAAACGGGACCCCAAGGTCATCCTCCGCAACGGCGATACAGTTGCTGTCGAAATCGACGGCATCGGCCGTATCGAGAACACGGTTGTCACCAAGTAG
- a CDS encoding MFS transporter encodes MMTTENSSLAAGPAATGNEPAEEAPTFDPKTARNAVFSGTFGTALEWFDFAVYGTLSATLFPALFFADVDADTAILASFATFGAGMAARPLGGIFFGALGDRIGRRNVLMFTLVMMGSASVLIGLLPPASFIGIWAPTLLVILRFLQGFALGGEASGVQVLVTEHAPADKRGMYGGILAVGSPVAQTIASLTLTGLALFLSEETFESWGWRIPFLMGVLLLAVGVWIRRSIEETPAFRESQKRASEKQAQEEPQEKALKVIIKRPGTVIKLVCSWAASAGLFWICVTYAVNYLTSVLGYDNSITFSLLVIANLISIPAAILGGRVSDFIGRKKTFFIGLAMQGTAAASMFPIMNSMNYPLSVAVIALALCGIQTTAAVQAPFFAESLPTRMRYTGSALGMTFAGLIFGAPIPFIAAWIFQHSSQGTTALTAIGVGLVVISVIAAATLPERSKEALHDD; translated from the coding sequence ATGATGACAACAGAGAACTCCTCCCTAGCCGCCGGACCTGCGGCAACAGGCAATGAACCGGCAGAGGAAGCTCCGACCTTCGACCCCAAAACCGCCCGCAACGCGGTCTTCAGCGGAACGTTCGGCACAGCCCTCGAATGGTTCGACTTCGCCGTCTACGGCACGCTGTCCGCCACACTCTTCCCGGCACTCTTCTTCGCCGACGTCGACGCCGACACCGCGATCCTCGCGTCGTTCGCGACCTTCGGCGCCGGCATGGCCGCACGCCCGCTCGGCGGGATCTTCTTCGGCGCCCTCGGCGATCGGATCGGTCGCCGCAACGTCCTCATGTTCACCCTCGTCATGATGGGCTCCGCCTCGGTGCTCATCGGTCTGCTTCCGCCCGCCAGCTTCATCGGCATCTGGGCGCCGACCCTCCTGGTCATCCTGCGTTTCCTGCAGGGATTCGCGCTCGGCGGGGAGGCCTCGGGTGTCCAAGTACTCGTCACCGAGCATGCTCCCGCCGACAAGAGAGGGATGTACGGAGGTATCCTCGCCGTCGGGTCACCCGTGGCGCAGACCATCGCCTCTCTGACATTGACCGGATTGGCACTGTTCCTGAGCGAAGAGACCTTCGAGAGCTGGGGATGGCGGATTCCGTTCCTCATGGGTGTCCTGCTCCTGGCCGTCGGAGTGTGGATCCGCCGCAGCATCGAAGAGACGCCGGCCTTCCGCGAGAGCCAGAAGCGGGCCTCGGAGAAGCAGGCTCAGGAAGAGCCGCAGGAGAAGGCGCTCAAGGTCATCATCAAGCGTCCCGGTACCGTCATCAAACTCGTGTGCTCCTGGGCTGCATCGGCTGGATTGTTCTGGATCTGCGTGACGTATGCCGTCAACTACCTGACGAGCGTGCTCGGCTACGACAACTCGATCACCTTCAGCCTGCTCGTCATCGCCAACCTCATCTCCATCCCTGCCGCCATTCTCGGCGGTCGGGTCAGTGACTTCATCGGGCGAAAGAAGACTTTCTTCATCGGGCTGGCGATGCAGGGAACCGCCGCCGCGTCGATGTTCCCCATCATGAACTCCATGAACTACCCGCTGTCGGTGGCCGTCATCGCTCTCGCTCTCTGCGGCATCCAGACCACTGCAGCGGTGCAGGCTCCCTTCTTCGCCGAGTCCCTCCCCACGCGCATGCGCTACACGGGGTCGGCCCTGGGCATGACCTTCGCGGGACTGATCTTCGGAGCTCCGATCCCCTTCATCGCTGCCTGGATCTTCCAGCACAGCTCCCAAGGCACGACCGCCCTGACCGCGATCGGCGTCGGGCTCGTCGTGATCTCGGTGATCGCCGCGGCGACCCTGCCGGAACGGTCGAAGGAAGCGCTCCACGATGACTGA
- a CDS encoding MaoC family dehydratase, whose protein sequence is MSGMYYEDFVIGEVLRHEVTRTVTETDNLLITTLTMNVQPLHLDAEFAGESMFGKQIVNSIFTLGLVTGIPVQETTLGTTLGNLGFREVSFPKPVFFGDTLRVETEALDKRESKSRPDTGIVGIEHRGINQNDELVCTVRRTALMKRRPA, encoded by the coding sequence ATGTCAGGCATGTATTACGAAGACTTCGTCATCGGCGAGGTTCTCCGCCACGAGGTCACACGCACGGTGACCGAGACGGACAATCTGCTCATCACCACTCTGACGATGAACGTCCAGCCGCTGCATCTCGATGCGGAGTTCGCCGGCGAATCGATGTTCGGCAAGCAGATCGTCAACTCGATCTTCACTCTCGGACTCGTGACCGGCATCCCGGTGCAGGAGACCACGCTGGGAACCACTCTCGGCAACCTCGGCTTCCGCGAGGTCAGTTTCCCGAAGCCTGTGTTCTTCGGCGACACCCTGCGGGTTGAGACCGAGGCACTCGACAAACGCGAGTCGAAGTCTCGCCCCGACACCGGCATCGTCGGCATCGAACATCGCGGGATCAACCAAAACGACGAACTCGTGTGCACGGTCCGTCGTACAGCCCTGATGAAACGCCGTCCCGCCTGA
- a CDS encoding HpcH/HpaI aldolase/citrate lyase family protein: protein MKPVRSVLFVPGHRRSMIDKALASKADALILDLEDAVPEAEKQLARDTVADVLRTAPGTGPQILVRPNALDTEHFGRDVATAAASTLTAFLLPKLYGRDDVVAFDSLVTAAEISAGIARGSIGFVPSLETAASVNRVDEILTGPRVVGVMAAAAKNADISREVGFNWSAQGTETLYLRSKVVVAARAAGLRIIVLGLWQELDNLEGLAQFATDNCDLGFTGQVLIHPKHIDIVNDVYGLSAEEADYYRGLVAAFESGTEQGLGAVTYAGEHIDLAHANHARQLLTLAGHDH from the coding sequence ATGAAGCCCGTGCGCTCCGTCCTGTTCGTGCCCGGTCATCGCCGCTCGATGATCGACAAGGCACTGGCGTCGAAAGCCGATGCACTCATCCTCGACCTCGAGGATGCGGTCCCCGAAGCTGAGAAGCAGCTGGCTCGTGACACCGTTGCCGACGTCCTCCGGACCGCCCCAGGCACAGGTCCCCAGATCCTCGTACGTCCGAATGCTCTCGACACCGAACACTTCGGTCGCGACGTGGCAACCGCGGCGGCTTCGACCCTGACGGCATTCCTGCTGCCGAAGCTCTACGGCAGGGACGACGTCGTGGCCTTCGACTCGCTCGTGACCGCGGCCGAAATCTCTGCCGGCATCGCTCGCGGCAGCATCGGCTTCGTCCCCTCCCTGGAGACAGCCGCCTCGGTGAATCGAGTTGACGAGATCCTCACCGGACCCCGGGTGGTCGGCGTCATGGCCGCCGCAGCGAAGAACGCCGACATCTCACGCGAAGTTGGCTTCAACTGGTCTGCTCAGGGCACGGAAACGCTGTACCTGCGTAGCAAGGTCGTCGTCGCGGCGCGAGCGGCCGGGCTGCGCATCATCGTGCTGGGTCTGTGGCAGGAGCTCGACAATCTCGAGGGCCTGGCGCAGTTCGCCACCGACAATTGCGATCTCGGTTTCACCGGGCAGGTGCTCATCCACCCCAAACACATCGACATCGTCAACGACGTCTACGGACTCAGCGCTGAGGAGGCCGACTACTATCGCGGACTCGTCGCCGCATTCGAATCCGGAACCGAACAGGGTCTCGGAGCCGTGACCTACGCAGGCGAGCACATCGACCTCGCCCACGCCAACCACGCCCGCCAGCTGCTGACGCTGGCCGGGCACGATCACTGA
- a CDS encoding acetyl/propionyl/methylcrotonyl-CoA carboxylase subunit alpha, with translation MFSKILIANRGEIAARIIDTCARLNVATVAVHSSADAASLHVRRADQAIDLGDGPASENYLNPQAIVEAALKSGADAIHPGYGFLSENAGFAQAVADAGLVFIGPSPAAISTMGDKVASREVATRADVPMAPGSNGAVESAEAVLEFGEKHGYPVLVKASAGGGGRGMRRINGPDEAVESFDAAVREATAAFGNGEVFVERYLVKARHVEVQIVADSHGAVAALGDRDCSVQRRHQKLIEESPAPGLSESMRTNMGAAAARLADAVGYQGLGTVEFLVEGENFYFLEMNTRIQVEHPVTELVTKVDLVAEQLRVAAGEHLSESVTNPQPVGAAIEARINAEDVAGGLFVPSPGVITTLEAPTSEHVRFDTGYESGDEVLPLYDSLIGKLIVWGQDRGAAIDGLLQALDELHIEGVETTVPAARKIIDAADFRSVAHSTLWLENSFDFSTADDDTLSRNEVEVNGRFYIIPQFPDDPGAQLARPAAESTSESDGGERRRRSPSARRRRSGPAFDGTVKAPMQGTIVKVNVEPGASVTAGEPLFVLEAMKMENPVASPITGTVDNVFVALGQSLSAGTQLAAMSEGGAA, from the coding sequence ATGTTCTCAAAGATCCTCATCGCCAACCGGGGTGAGATCGCCGCACGTATTATCGACACGTGCGCCCGCCTCAATGTGGCCACCGTCGCTGTGCATTCGAGCGCGGACGCCGCATCCCTGCACGTTCGTCGTGCCGACCAGGCCATCGACCTCGGAGACGGGCCCGCCAGCGAGAACTATCTCAATCCGCAGGCCATCGTCGAAGCAGCACTGAAGTCCGGTGCTGACGCCATCCACCCCGGGTACGGCTTCTTGTCGGAGAACGCCGGGTTCGCCCAAGCCGTGGCGGATGCCGGATTGGTGTTCATCGGACCCTCTCCCGCCGCGATCTCCACGATGGGAGATAAGGTCGCCTCGCGTGAGGTGGCCACCCGGGCAGACGTCCCCATGGCGCCCGGTTCGAACGGCGCCGTCGAATCCGCCGAGGCGGTCCTCGAGTTCGGAGAGAAGCACGGCTATCCGGTCCTCGTCAAAGCCTCCGCCGGCGGCGGTGGGCGCGGAATGCGCCGCATCAACGGCCCCGACGAGGCGGTCGAGTCTTTCGATGCCGCCGTCCGAGAGGCCACCGCTGCCTTCGGCAACGGCGAGGTCTTCGTCGAGCGCTACCTCGTCAAGGCCCGCCACGTCGAAGTCCAGATCGTCGCCGATTCGCACGGCGCCGTCGCGGCCCTCGGCGACAGGGACTGCTCGGTTCAGCGCCGGCATCAGAAGCTCATCGAGGAATCGCCCGCGCCGGGGCTGTCCGAATCGATGCGCACGAACATGGGCGCGGCCGCAGCACGCTTGGCCGACGCGGTCGGCTACCAGGGACTGGGTACCGTCGAGTTCCTCGTCGAAGGCGAAAACTTCTACTTCCTCGAGATGAACACACGCATCCAGGTCGAGCATCCGGTGACCGAGCTCGTCACCAAGGTCGATCTCGTCGCCGAACAGCTGCGAGTCGCCGCAGGCGAGCACCTGAGTGAGTCTGTCACCAACCCTCAACCGGTAGGTGCGGCCATCGAGGCACGTATCAACGCCGAAGACGTGGCAGGCGGACTCTTCGTCCCCTCCCCCGGTGTCATCACCACGCTCGAGGCTCCGACTTCCGAACACGTCCGCTTCGACACCGGCTATGAGAGCGGCGATGAGGTTCTGCCCCTGTACGACAGCCTCATCGGCAAACTCATCGTCTGGGGGCAGGACCGGGGCGCCGCGATCGACGGCCTGTTGCAGGCGCTCGACGAACTGCACATCGAAGGTGTCGAGACGACGGTTCCGGCTGCCCGCAAAATCATCGACGCCGCGGACTTCCGCTCCGTCGCCCACTCCACGCTGTGGCTCGAGAACTCCTTCGACTTTTCCACCGCAGACGACGACACGCTCTCTCGCAATGAGGTCGAGGTCAATGGGCGTTTCTACATCATTCCGCAGTTTCCCGACGATCCTGGCGCGCAGCTCGCCCGCCCAGCGGCCGAGTCGACATCCGAGAGCGACGGTGGCGAACGTCGCCGCCGCTCACCGAGCGCGCGCCGTCGCCGGTCGGGCCCGGCCTTCGACGGCACCGTCAAGGCTCCCATGCAGGGCACGATCGTCAAGGTCAATGTCGAACCCGGTGCCAGCGTCACCGCTGGTGAGCCGCTGTTCGTCCTCGAAGCGATGAAGATGGAGAACCCAGTCGCGTCGCCCATCACAGGGACCGTCGACAATGTCTTCGTCGCCTTGGGTCAGTCGCTGTCTGCCGGAACCCAGCTGGCTGCGATGTCGGAAGGCGGGGCCGCCTGA
- a CDS encoding class I adenylate-forming enzyme family protein: MHTINTWIELNAQKHPEKEALVGVDGRVTFAELAERSWSLARGLQNRGVKSAMNIGVMGSNTVFNAEMFFSVAAAGGVYVAYNWRWSAVECAQGIAETAADFIIVEAQFDDLVDRALAKLAETHDRLPQVIRESEIAALRTGTGPLVSDTTLDSPLCILYTGGSTGTPKGVVLSHRAAVANAFNEMIDCRVGTRDNERGLIVTPLFHTAGLLCWLATHFIAGATSVLAPKFDVEAFVETVERERITNTFLIPNMVRKMLDQRTFDNPVLRQNLKAVHTGAGLLRMPDKELFAEMLPDVDLYFRYGLTEAGPMVTRLLADDMLNPEVDGSIGQPYLMVDVELQDLEGNKVAVGELGEICVRSPSLMLEYYGRPDQTADALRDGWLRTGDLAVVDEHGYFFFRDRLKEMIKSGGENVYAAEVEQVLYLHPSVLEAAVVGVPDPEWDEEVRAAVVLRSDLTATEAELRTFMREHLAGYKVPKTMVFITAEEFPRSPAGKLVKSELKEQLGWV, encoded by the coding sequence TTGCACACAATCAACACCTGGATCGAGCTTAACGCCCAGAAGCATCCCGAGAAGGAGGCCCTGGTCGGCGTCGATGGTCGCGTAACCTTCGCTGAGCTCGCCGAACGCTCGTGGAGCCTTGCCCGCGGCCTGCAGAATCGTGGTGTGAAGTCAGCGATGAACATCGGCGTGATGGGATCAAATACAGTTTTCAATGCCGAGATGTTCTTCTCCGTCGCGGCCGCCGGCGGCGTCTACGTCGCCTACAACTGGCGCTGGTCGGCGGTCGAATGCGCCCAGGGGATCGCGGAGACGGCCGCCGATTTCATCATCGTCGAGGCGCAGTTCGACGATCTGGTCGACCGCGCTCTGGCAAAGCTCGCCGAGACTCATGACCGGCTGCCTCAGGTGATCCGCGAAAGCGAGATCGCCGCGCTTCGCACCGGCACTGGCCCCCTCGTGTCTGACACGACTCTCGACTCTCCACTGTGCATCCTCTATACCGGAGGGTCGACGGGCACACCCAAGGGCGTCGTACTCTCCCACCGCGCCGCTGTGGCCAATGCATTCAACGAGATGATCGACTGCCGCGTCGGCACTCGAGACAACGAACGCGGACTCATCGTGACCCCGTTGTTCCACACCGCGGGCCTCCTTTGCTGGCTCGCCACACACTTCATTGCGGGAGCCACCAGCGTGCTTGCCCCGAAGTTCGATGTCGAGGCCTTCGTCGAGACTGTCGAACGTGAACGCATCACCAACACGTTCCTCATTCCCAATATGGTCCGCAAGATGCTCGATCAGCGGACCTTCGACAACCCGGTCCTCAGACAGAACCTCAAGGCCGTGCACACCGGAGCCGGTCTGCTGCGCATGCCGGACAAAGAGCTCTTCGCCGAGATGCTCCCGGACGTCGATCTCTATTTCCGCTACGGACTCACCGAAGCCGGACCGATGGTGACCCGCCTGCTCGCCGACGACATGCTCAACCCCGAAGTCGACGGGTCGATCGGTCAGCCTTACCTCATGGTCGACGTCGAGCTCCAGGACCTCGAAGGAAACAAGGTCGCCGTCGGCGAACTCGGCGAGATCTGCGTCCGCAGCCCGTCCCTCATGCTCGAGTACTACGGACGACCCGACCAGACGGCCGACGCCCTGCGAGACGGGTGGCTGCGCACAGGAGATCTTGCAGTCGTCGATGAACACGGGTATTTCTTCTTCCGCGACCGTCTCAAGGAGATGATCAAGTCCGGCGGTGAGAACGTCTACGCCGCCGAGGTGGAGCAGGTCCTCTATCTGCACCCCTCAGTCCTCGAGGCGGCAGTCGTGGGAGTTCCCGACCCCGAATGGGACGAGGAAGTCCGAGCAGCAGTCGTGCTGCGTTCGGATCTCACCGCCACCGAAGCGGAGCTTCGAACCTTCATGCGCGAACATCTGGCCGGCTACAAGGTGCCGAAGACGATGGTCTTCATCACCGCCGAGGAATTCCCCCGCTCCCCCGCGGGCAAGCTCGTGAAGTCCGAGCTCAAGGAACAGCTCGGCTGGGTCTGA
- a CDS encoding TetR/AcrR family transcriptional regulator, translated as MATKGEQTAAAVKEKATDFFFVKGFSATTLREVASAAGVKVSSLYNHISSKEDLLQQVMGSFMDDILADTEDALEGETDAIGRLLSIVDSHLRYHATEARKVFIGNNNLRFLRPEARDEITAKRSEYVRRIQDVIEEAGRAGVATILDSRLQAYAIVALGTDVATWYRPDGRLSLDEIVDIYSKIALRGLSVPDADKRVDGRSAPRAEPVA; from the coding sequence ATGGCAACGAAAGGTGAGCAGACCGCCGCCGCAGTCAAGGAGAAGGCGACTGACTTCTTCTTCGTCAAGGGATTCTCCGCAACGACGCTGCGTGAGGTCGCCTCCGCTGCCGGAGTGAAGGTCAGCAGTCTCTACAACCACATCTCCAGCAAGGAAGATCTGCTGCAGCAGGTGATGGGAAGCTTCATGGACGACATCCTCGCCGACACCGAAGACGCCCTCGAAGGCGAGACAGACGCAATCGGCAGGCTGCTGAGCATCGTCGACAGCCACCTCCGATACCACGCCACTGAAGCACGCAAGGTCTTCATCGGCAACAACAACCTCCGCTTCTTGCGCCCGGAGGCTCGGGATGAAATCACTGCGAAGCGCAGTGAGTACGTCCGCCGCATCCAGGACGTCATCGAGGAGGCCGGACGAGCAGGAGTCGCAACCATCCTCGACTCCCGCCTGCAGGCTTATGCGATCGTCGCCCTCGGTACGGACGTCGCCACCTGGTACCGCCCCGACGGTCGCCTATCCCTCGACGAGATCGTCGACATCTACTCGAAGATCGCCTTGCGCGGACTCTCCGTTCCAGATGCCGACAAGCGTGTCGACGGCAGAAGTGCACCGCGCGCCGAACCTGTCGCCTGA